The Ranitomeya imitator isolate aRanImi1 chromosome 3, aRanImi1.pri, whole genome shotgun sequence genome has a window encoding:
- the LOC138672312 gene encoding keratin, type II cytoskeletal cochleal-like: MSHHSIHASSGHKHFSSCSVALPKHSSSRSILSHSSKHTGHGHKTQHCFSSKSAHSFGSKGHKISLGSHHSGKSGHGSGFGIGGSGHGFGGQSGCGGITSVTINQGLLAPMNLEIDPNIQRVRTEEKNQIKGLNNKFASFIDKVRFLEQQNKMLETKWALLQEQKTARCQIEPLFEAFISNLRRQLESLECEKANLEAERNNMEGTVEELRRRYEEEVNRRTAAENEFVSVKRDVDAAFLNKAELQARADSLTDEINFLRTLYDAEIAQLQAQISDTSVVVSMDNSRDLDMDSIIAEVRAQYEEIASRSRAEAEAMYQSRFEDLRMAAGRNGNDLQNSRNEIAELNRTIQRLKGEIECAKSQRAALEAAIAEAEERGEAAVRDAKIKLSELESALQKAKQDMARQLREYQELMNVKLALDIEIATYKKMLEGEESR; this comes from the exons ATGTCTCATCACTCCATCCATGCCTCCTCTGGACACAAGCACTTCAGCTCCTGCTCCGTAGCTTTACCCAAACATTCCAGCTCCCGCAGCATCTTATCCCACTCTTCCAAACACACGGGCCATGGACACAAGACTCAACATTGCTTCAGCAGCAAGAGCGCCCATAGTTTTGGATCCAAGGGACATAAGATCTCGTTGGGAAGTCACCACTCAGGAAAGAGCGGACATGGATCTGGGTTTGGCATCGGTGGCAGTGGTCATGGATTTGGAGGACAATCTGGCTGTGGCGGAATCACTTCTGTCACCATCAACCAGGGTCTCCTGGCTCCTATGAATTTGGAGATTGACCCAAACATACAGAGAGTGAGGACTGAAGAGAAGAATCAGATCAAAGGTCTGAACAATAAGTTTGCTTCCTTCATTGACAAG GTTCGATTTTTGGAACAACAAAATAAGATGCTGGAGACCAAGTGGGCTCTTCTACAAGAACAGAAAACAGCCCGGTGCCAGATTGAACCTCTATTTGAGGCTTTTATCAGTAACCTCAGGAGACAACTGGAGAGCCTGGAATGTGAGAAGGCTAATCTTGAAGCAGAAAGGAATAACATGGAGGGAACAGTGGAAGAACTAAGAAGACG GTATGAAGAAGAGGTTAACAGGAGGACAGCCGCTGAAAACGAATTTGTTTCTGTTAAGAGA GATGTTGATGCTGCATTcttgaacaaagctgaacttcaggCCAGGGCAGATTCCCTCACTGATGAGATCAACTTCCTAAGAACTCTATACGATGCT GAAATTGCTCAGCTCCAGGCTCAGATCTCAGACACATCAGTGGTTGTGTCTATGGACAACAGCCGAGATCTGGACATGGACAGCATCATCGCCGAGGTCAGAGCTCAGTATGAAGAGATAGCGAGCAGGAGCAGAGCTGAAGCTGAAGCTATGTACCAGTCAAGG TTTGAGGACCTACGCATGGCAGCTGGAAGAAATGGCAATGACCTGCAGAACAGCAGGAATGAGATCGCTGAACTTAACCGAACAATCCAGAGGCTCAAGGGAGAGATTGAGTGTGCTAAATCCCAG CGTGCTGCCCTGGAAGCTGCCATCGCAGAGGCTGAAGAACGTGGTGAAGCTGCTGTCCGAGATGCCAAGATCAAATTGTCGGAACTGGAGTCTGCCCTACAGAAGGCCAAGCAGGACATGGCTCGCCAACTGAGAGAATACCAGGAGCTGATGAACGTCAAACTGGCTCTGGATATTGAGATCGCCACTTATAAGAAAATGCTGGAAGGAGAAGAAAGCAGGTAG